The stretch of DNA TGATTGCGTGGGTGTATGTCCGCCACGGCCGTGAACCCAGGGTCGAGTACGACCGCGAGTATGAACAGGAGCCCCCCACCGATCTCGAGCCGGCGCTCGTGTCGGCGCTGCTCAGCCAGGGGAAGGTGCGGGTCGAGGCGTGGGTGGCGACCCTGTTCGACCTGATCCGTCAGGGTGTACTGGTCGCTGAGCCGGTCAGTTTCGAGAAGGCCACGTGGCTCGGCATGCGCACCGAGACGATCACCGACCTCCAGTTGTCCCTCGGTGACGTAGACCGCCAGTTGCGAGAGCACGAACGCCGCGTCGTCACGACGATGAAGCGGGTCCTCGATGACGGGCCCCAGCCGCTCAGCCGCCTGAAGGAGCGCATCCGTGACGACGCCGCGGCCAACGCCGAGACGTACGACGCGTTCGAGCGGTCGGTGTCCGGCGCCCTACGGCGCCGCAAGTTGCTGGTCGAGGACGGACGCATCGTGCTTCTCGTCTCCGCCGGCCTCCTGGTGGGCGGACACGCCCTGTTGTGGTTCGTCGTGGACATCTGGCTGTCGAGGGGACCGCTCACGATCATGCGGGCCGGCCTCGTCGCCTCCGGTGTCACGAATCTCGTGCTGCTCGGCGCGTTCGCGCTCGTCCGGCGCGGCTGGGCCCGTCGAACCGTCGCCGGTGCCGCGATCGCGGCGCGCTGGGAGGCCTTCCGGCGCTATCTGCGGGACTTCAGCCGCCTCGAGGAGGCGCCGCCGGTCTCACTCGCGCTCTGGGACGACTATCTGGTCTACGGCGCGGCACTCGGCGTCACCGACGAGGTGCTGGCGGCCGCACGGATCAACGCGCCGGTCGAGGTGGAGCAACAGAGCCACATCTACTGGTACGCCAACCACGGCACGAGCGGTGGCCATAGCTCGGACGCCTTTGCGGGCCTTTCCAGCGCCCTGTCCGGCGCGTTCAACCCGCCGAGCTCCTCGGGTGGTGGCGGAGGCTTCTCCGGTGGCGGCGGTGGGGGAGGCGGAGGCGGTGGAGGCGGTGCGTGGTAGTCGTGGCCCGGGTGAGACGCCGACTCGGATCTCCTGCTCCATGGGGTTGCGCTGCGAACACACGTTCGATAGAGTGAGCTGAAGCAGTCGGGGAACCTCCATCACCGGAGACGATCCGACCTCTTCCCCTCGATCCCCCTGCGGGATCCTCGAACCGGTGAGCGTGAGTAGAGCGAGGGGAGTGCCATGTCGGTGGAGCAGTACCGGTCGTGCACCCCGGACTCGCGTGTCGAGGCGATCCGAGAGATGTTCGCCCTCTGGAACTCGGTCCACGCGGAACTGATGGATCTCATCGCTGCGGCCGACGCCGAGGAGGACTGGCGAGAAGACGGCGCTGTGAACGTGGCGTCGTGGGTCGTCGCCCTCGGTGATTGTGCGCCAGAGAAGGCCCGGGCGTGGCACCGGGTCGGAGCGAAGCTCGCCGAGTTGCCGTGCCTGCGGGCGGCGTTCTGTGAAGGGCGTCTGTCCTGGGACCAGATCAGCGTGATCGTGAAGTTCGCCACGCCCGAGACCGACGCCGGCTTGGCCGAGGAACTGGTGGGGTGCTCGGTGCACCAATTGGAGACGATGGCCAGGTCCCGGCGACGCGTACGGCGCCGAGACCGGGCGGATGCGCAGCGTCACCGCCGCGTGCGCCGCCGTCGCTCTGCCGATCTCGGTGGAGTCCACTACTCCATGTTTCTTCCCGACGAGGACGCGGCCACTGTGGATGTCGCGCTCGAGCGCCACGCGAACACAGCGGGTCCTGACGCCGAGACGGGTACGTGGGCCCCCGCCGAGTCCCGTCACGCAGACGCCATCGTCGACTGGGCGGCCAACTCCCTCGGCGCCGATGCTCATGTGGATCTCGCAACCGTCGTGATCCATGCGGACGCGGATGTCCTCGACGCCCACCTCCGAGATGCCGGCGCCGATGAGGACTCGCGTGGGGACGAGGGCTGCGGCGTGACCGCGGACGGCGAGGGATCGATCCCCACGGAGGGAGTCCTACGGCTTCTGTGCGACTCCCGGGTCGAATACGTACACCATGACACCGCCGGTGGCGTCGTCGGAGTAGTCGAGGCCACCCGGACCATCCCGGCGTGGCTGCGCCGCGTAGTCGAGCACCGGGATCTGCACTGTCGGTTCCCCGGGTGTAAACGGCGCATCCGCCACATCCATCACATCGAGCACTGGGCCCGGGGCGGCACCACTGACACCGACAACCTCGTCGGGCTGTGTTGGCATCACCACCACCTCGTGCACGAGGGTCCGGCCGACCGGGGTGGCCCATGGACGGTCAGCGGCGATCCGAACGACTCGCTCGTGTTCTCGCACCCCGACGGGGTCCGATCGTTCGTCTCGACCGCCCGGCCTGAGCGGCTCGACGCTGTCCGACACCGCAAGCGACGAGTCGAGATGAGAGAACGGAAGCTTCGGTTGCATCGCGGTCGGGACCGCGCGCCGTCGGTTCGGACGGCGTGAGGTGGGCGCGTGCTCAGGCCCCGGAGACGACGTCGCCGGGTGTGGAGAGATGCGCGCTCAGATCTCCGACCAGCGGATAGCGGATGATCCGCTTGGAGAAACGCCATGCGCCGTCGACGTTCTCGAACTCGTCGAAGTAGTGACCGATGAAGATCGGCTGGAGCGCGAAGTCGTCGGTCTGCTGGAAGACGGCGACGTAGCACTGCCCCGACGCCTTGCCAGCGGCCTCGTCGATGTCGAGTTCCACGTTGGCGGTGACGTGTTTCGTCTTCGGGGTTCCGTCGCCGTAGATCTGCACCCCGGCGATCGCAGCGAGTACCTCGTCCTTGCCGTGGTTGGGAGGCGATCCCTCCACCGTCCACTCGGAGTGCTCGAAGAGGCTGGCGAAGCCATCGAGGTCGCCGGTGTCGATGGTGAAGCCGTACTGGTTGATCAGGGTCATGATCTCTTCGCGTGCGCTCATGGTGCCGAGACTATGCGAACCATTCGCCCGTGTGCTGAACGCGGGGGCTCAGAACTCCAACGCGGACAGGTCGGGGTGCCACCGGGCCGCCCTGGACACGGCATCGCGCCACCGTTCACGGTCGAAGGCGCCGGACGGTTCGACCACCGCGGCGGGTTGCCAGAGGTCACCGATCTCGTCGAGGTCCGACCACATGCCCACAGCCAGCCCGGCGAGGAACCCGGCCCCGTTCGTCGTCCGCTCGGGCCCGGGGGAGAGTTCCACGGGCCGGGCCGCGGCATCGGCCAGAGCCTGCACGAATACGGGGTTCTGCGACATGCCTCCGTCGACCCGCACCGTCGACAGCGGGTGCCCGCCGTCGGCCTCGGCGGCCTCGATCAGGTCGACGCCCCGCTGGGCTACCCCCTCGAGTACCGCCCGGACGATGTGGGCCCGGGTGGTGCCGCGGGTGAGCCCGAGAAGGGTGCCGCGCGCGCCGAAATCCCACCTGGGCGTCCCGAGCCCGAGCGGCGCCGGTACGTAGAGGACGCCCTCCGCGTCGGAAACCGATGTCGCGAGAGCGGCGGTATCGGCGGGGGTGTCGACGAGGCCGAGGTCCTCGACGAGCCAGTCCACGTTGGTTCCGGCCGCCATCATGATCGCCTCGACGCCGTAGGTGATCGTGCCGTCCCGCTGCCACGCGACGATGGGGAAACAGCCGGCGTCGCCGCGGTGGCTGAACGAGGGTCGGGCCTCGCCCACCACGAGGTCGAGCATTCCCCCGGTACCGAAGGTGATCTTCGCCTGGCCGGGTCGCACACAGCCCTGGCCGATGAGGGAGGACTGCTGGTCGCCCACCAGCGCGGCGATCGGCGGAGTGCCCGGGAGTGCGGACGCCTCGCCGACGATGCCCGTCGAGTCGACGATCGTCGGGAGGACGCTGCGCGGAACGTCGAGTGTGGCGAGCGCAGCGTCGTCCCAGCGGTCACCGTCGTCGGTGACCAGGCCGGTGACACCGGCGTTCGTGGCATCGGTGACGTGGACCGCCCCCTGCGAGAGGGTCCAGGCCACCCACGTGTCCACGGTGCCGAAGCAGAGGTCCCGGGTGCGCTCGGCGTCGTGGGCGTCGAGCAGGTTCACCAGCTTGGTCGCCGACTGGTTCGGAGCGAGGCGCAGCCCTTCGCCCTGCAACGTGAGGCATTCGCCGACCGTGCGCAGATCCTGCCAGCTGAGGCCCGGCCCGACGGGTTCGCCGGTCGCCCGATCCCAGACGATGGTCGAGGCCCGTTGGGACGCGATACCGACGGCATCGACGGGGCCATCCGCGCCCAGGACCTCCGTCGCCGTGGTGAGCGCGGCCTGCGCGAGGGCTGTGGCGTCGATCTCGACGAGACCGGGGAACGGCACGTCGGGCGGTGTCAGCCGCCGACTCTCGTGACGGACGTGACCGTCCTCGCCGATGGTCGCGGCGCGCACGCCGCTCGAACCGACATCCACGACGAGAACTCTCATGTCCGCTTCCTCTCTCCCCAGAGTGCGCCGATCACCCCGGCGCTGACGATGACGGCGGCACCGGCGAAGACCCCGGTCCACGTGACCTCGCCGGAGTCGGCCGCCCATCTGATCACAGCGACGACGACGACGACGAGGTACGCCAGCGCAGCGGCGGCGCCCGCGTGCAGCGTCGGGGCACTGATCGCCCGCCGCGCCGTGACAGCGCCGGACAGCGCCGCAGCGGCCACGATCAGGGCGAACGGGACCGCGACCCACGCCGACGAGGAGAGCTCGTCGGCGACGAGGACGCTGACAACACCCACCGGCACGGCGAGCGCGAGCAGAACGGCGGCGCCGATCGCAAGGGCGCGGGTCTCGAAACGGGGAAGGTTCACAGCCTTACGGTGCGGTAGTCGTCGGCGGCGGCCTGCACCCGGGGCGCATCCCAGCCGAGTTCCTCGCCCAGGACGATGGCCACGCGATCGGCTGCCGCTTCAGCCGCACCCTGATCCGTCATGCGCAACCTCGTTCGACGGTCGAGAACATCGGCGACGGTGCGGGCCATCTCGTAGCGGGCGGCGTAGCGAACTTCGGCGGTCAGGATCGGAGCCCGGTCGGTCAGTCTCTCGCCGCCGTCCGCGGCAGCCATGGCCATGACGGCCCCCGCCTCTCCGCCGTGGCGGCGCACCAGCCGTCCGGAGATGGCTGCGCCGAGCGCGGGATCGGTCATCACGTCGTCGTGTCCTGCAGTCCCGCGCAGCGGGAGGTCGGCCGTCCGGCAGCGACGGACCACCCAACGGTCCAGGTCGTCGGCGAATTGGTGTACGACGGCGTCGACGGTGTCGGCAGCCACCATCCGGTACGTCGTCAGCGTCGCAGCCGAGACAGTGACCATCCCGGTCGCCGAACGAACAGGGGTTGCACGGCGCGCTCGCCGTCGGGGCCGCAGTGCTGACGTGACGGACCTGATGTCGTCGGTGCCAGGCGAGACGGTGGTCGTCTCCCGCACGCGCTCGAGGATCGCCTCGACACCGGCCCGCTCGGGCGGAACCCTGTCGGCCGGGACCGCCACCGGCCCGAGCAGCACCACGTCACCCCACGGGACCACTGCGACAGCCGGCAGGCCGGGAAGCACCGTCGCCGCTTCGAACGGGAGACACGAGGCCGAGACCGCAACGTGGGTGACCCGGTCTGTCTCCTGGTGGGTGGTGGGAACCGAGCCGTCGAGGCGGGCGATCTCGCCTGTGGTGACGCCGCCCGCGTTGACGACGGCGCGGGTGGCCACGGTGAACTCGTCGCCGTCGGCCAGGACGCGCACTCCCGCCACCCGGCCCGAGGCACCGTGCTCGACGCCGACGACCTCCGCGTGGTTCACCACCGTCGCGGCGTGGTCGAGACACGCCGTGCGCACGAGGGCGAGGACCAGGCGTGCGTCATCGATCACGGCGTTGTCCACCAGGAACCCGCCGTCGAGGTCCCGCAGTACCGGCAACAGCGCAGCAGCCTCCGCGGCGTCGATGTGCCGGTGGCCGTGTTCACGGCGTCCCTCCAACAGGCCATAGGCCCACAGCATCCGGTCCACCGTGCGAGCGAAGCCCAGATCCACGCCCCGTGAGGGCATGACGAACGCGAGGGGCTCGATGAGGTGGGCGGCGTTGGCGAGCAGTCGTCGGCGCTCCCCGAAGGCGGTGGTGATGAGGCGGCGGTCGCCATCGGGAAGGTGGCGTAGTCCGCCGTGCAGGAGCTTGGCGGAGTGTGCAGACGAGCCGGACGAGAAGTCGTCGCGTTCGACGAGAGCGGTGCGCAGACCACGTGATGCGGCGTCGAGGGCGACGCCCGCGCCGGTGAGCCCGCCTCCGACCACGACCACGTCGAAGGTCCGATCGGCGAGCTCCGCGAGCATCGTCGAGCGGTCGAATCGGCGCGGGCCGCGCAGCTGCTCCGGTGCCACCGACCGCATCCTATTGGGCGGCCGGTGATCGTCTTGGCGCGTTGTCGCTCGGGGGTGCTAAGCCTGGCGATGTCGGTGTGACCCCCCTCAGCACGACACAAGGCAGGGCAGCGATGGAACCGGACTGGCGCGATGGCGCGGCCTGTCGAGGAATCGACGCGATGATCGTCTACCCGGCGACCGACGAAGAGGCCCTACCGGCCAAGGCGATATGTGGAGAGTGCCCCGTGCGGGAGACCTGCCTCGAGTACGCACTGAGCCGGCGTGAACCCAGCGGTGTCTGGGGTGGCACGACCGAGGCCGAGCGGCGTCGGATCATCCGGAGGCGCCGCCGGCAGGCCCGGTCCGTGGCCGCGAGCGGAGCCCGGTGAGTCTCGACGACCACGAAGGCTGGCCCGGGGTCCTGGGTCGGCTCATGGCCGGCGAGGATCTGCCGCGTGCGGTCGCCCGTGCTGCGGCCGAGTCCATTCTCGCCGGCGATGCGACCCCGGTGCAGATCGGGGCCTTCGCTGTCGCTCTGCGCCAGAAGGGCGAATCGGTCGACGAGTTGACCGGCGTGCTCGAAGCGATGCGCGCCGAAGGTGACCACGTCCCCGTCGACGCCTCCGTTCTCGGTCTCGTCGACACGTGTGGCACCGGAGGTGACCGCAGCCATTCGATCAACGTCTCGACGATCGCCGCGCTGGTGGTCGTCGGTGCCGGTGGTCGGGTGTGCAAGCACGGCAACCGGTCGCAGTCCTCCGCGTGCGGCTCTGCCGACGTCCTGGAGGAACTGGGCGTCGTCATCGATCTGGGACCCGACGGTGTGGCGGCATGCATCGAAGAGGTGGGCATCGGGTTCTGCCTCGCGCCACGGTTCCATCCGGCGATGCGCCACGCGGGCCCGGCCCGACGTGAACTCGGCGTGCCCACCCTGTTCAACTTCCTCGGACCGCTGGCCAACCCGGCGCTGGTCCAGCGCCAGGTGGTGGGTGTCTCGGACCCGGCGATGGCACCGAAGATGGCTGAGGTGCTCGCTGCGACGGGCTCGCAGCGGGCGATGGTCGTTCACGGACTGGACGGGCTCGACGAGATCTCCCTCGGCGCGCCGACCGAGGTCGTCGAACTGCGCGATGGCCAGGTGACGACCTGGCGGCTGGATCCCGCCGAGATGGGTCTCGCGCCGGCGGGCATCGAGGACCTGCGGGGCGGCGACGCCGTGGTCAACGCGGCAGCGGCGCGGGCCGTGCTCAGCGGTGAGTCCGGCGCCCACCGCGACGTCGTGGTCGTGAACGCGGCCGCTGCACTTGTCGTCGCGGATGTGGCGCAGGATCTGAGCGACGGGATGGCCCGGGCGCAGCAGGCGCTCGACACGGGAGCGGCGGCCACGGCACTGGCGTCGCTCGTCGAGGTCTCCAACCGCGTCGCGCGGTGACGGGTACCCTCGGCCGGGTGAGCGAACCCCGCTACCGCTGCACGGCGTGCGGCAACCTGACCCGCTTCGACATCACCGCAACCCGTCGCACCCGGGCGTACCACCACTACACGGTCGGTGGCGATCTCGAGGTGGAGAGCACCGACGTGCTGTCCGAGACCATCGAATCGGTGTGTTGTCGCTGGTGCGGTACCGACGCATCGGTGGTGCGGGTGGACGACGCGGTCGCGGCGGAGAGCCCGGGGGAGTCAGGGACCTGAGCGACGTCGAGGTCGACCTGCTCCGGCCGGTGCTGGAGGCGGCGGTGGACCTGGCCCGCGTCGCCGAACGCTCCGGCGCCGGCTCGGCGCCCCCGGCGCTGAAGACGTTCCTGCGCTTCACGACGTTTCCGCCCAAGGCTCTCGCGAGCGTCAAGAAGGTCCTCGAACGAGACGACGACCTGCGCGCCCAGGTGGCGGCGCTGGTCTCCGACGACGAGGTCGCACCCGCCGCCCGCGAGTGGCTCGAGCGAACCGACGGCTGGCGGGAACGCTACGAGGGCCTGGTCGACGAGCGCCGTGCCGCGGAACGTGAGGCCGAGATCAGCCAGACCGCGAAGAAGGCCGGTCGCAGACTCGCGGCAGCCGAGGCCGCCCGGGACCGGGTCCAGGCCGAACTGGACGAGGCACGCGCCGGCCTCGAGGAATCCGCTCACGAGCTCACCGCCGAGCGGGCCCGCCGCCGGGCATCCGAGGAGGAGGTCGAGGAGGCCGCCGCCGAAGTGGCCGCCCTCGAAGCGAAGCTCGCCAGAGCGGTGCAGGATCTCGACGGGGCACGCAACCTGGCCGATCGACGCCTGGCCGATCAACGCGAGCTCGAAGCCGAGATCGCCCGCCTCACGGCGGAGCTGGCCGAGATGGCTCGGATGGCTCAGACAGTCGAGTCGGCGTCGGTCGCGGACGAAGCCGACCAGCAACCACCGACCGGAGAGGCCCGGGACTGGCCCGAACGCGGCCTGATCGCGGGTTCGATCCGCGAGGCGACCGCCGGCGCACAACGGCTGGCGGCGGCACTCGAGGATCTGGCGCGGCTGGTCTCCCCTCCACCTGTTCCGGAGGCTCCGGAGCCGGTGGCCGCGGCGCCCAGGCGGCGCCGGCAGCCCATCCCCGTTCCCGCCGGGCTGTTCGCCGACAGCGACGACGCGTTGGCGCATTTCCTCGCCGTGCCCCACGTCCTGGTCATGGTCGACGGCTACAACGTGGCGATGCTCGGCTGGCCCGAGGGCGATCTCGAGACGCGCCGTGACCGGCTGATCGGTGGCCTCGAGACCCTCGCA from Acidimicrobiales bacterium encodes:
- a CDS encoding DUF2207 domain-containing protein codes for the protein MTAARRTGALLAAGAVVLAALAVLLAPGAAAQDKSFTLPSATVDVVVEENGALTVTETITFAFDGSFQGAYRDIPVRAGEFVTSVSVSEGGERYEPGASTVLGSTDAPGTYGVADLGSFVRVVWHYRALDEFRIFTVTYVLEGVAVAYDDIVDVNLQVWGGEWQTGLGLLDASMTLPGSHESGDVRIWGHPASVNGSVSLGDDGVSPTLRADGIGSHSFVELRVTFPRSSLTSTDGAKVVVGDGLASVLDQEAAFAAQAERDAELGRRAVWIAALLAVVPALAVIAWVYVRHGREPRVEYDREYEQEPPTDLEPALVSALLSQGKVRVEAWVATLFDLIRQGVLVAEPVSFEKATWLGMRTETITDLQLSLGDVDRQLREHERRVVTTMKRVLDDGPQPLSRLKERIRDDAAANAETYDAFERSVSGALRRRKLLVEDGRIVLLVSAGLLVGGHALLWFVVDIWLSRGPLTIMRAGLVASGVTNLVLLGAFALVRRGWARRTVAGAAIAARWEAFRRYLRDFSRLEEAPPVSLALWDDYLVYGAALGVTDEVLAAARINAPVEVEQQSHIYWYANHGTSGGHSSDAFAGLSSALSGAFNPPSSSGGGGGFSGGGGGGGGGGGGGAW
- a CDS encoding DUF222 domain-containing protein; this translates as MSVEQYRSCTPDSRVEAIREMFALWNSVHAELMDLIAAADAEEDWREDGAVNVASWVVALGDCAPEKARAWHRVGAKLAELPCLRAAFCEGRLSWDQISVIVKFATPETDAGLAEELVGCSVHQLETMARSRRRVRRRDRADAQRHRRVRRRRSADLGGVHYSMFLPDEDAATVDVALERHANTAGPDAETGTWAPAESRHADAIVDWAANSLGADAHVDLATVVIHADADVLDAHLRDAGADEDSRGDEGCGVTADGEGSIPTEGVLRLLCDSRVEYVHHDTAGGVVGVVEATRTIPAWLRRVVEHRDLHCRFPGCKRRIRHIHHIEHWARGGTTDTDNLVGLCWHHHHLVHEGPADRGGPWTVSGDPNDSLVFSHPDGVRSFVSTARPERLDAVRHRKRRVEMRERKLRLHRGRDRAPSVRTA
- a CDS encoding nuclear transport factor 2 family protein → MSAREEIMTLINQYGFTIDTGDLDGFASLFEHSEWTVEGSPPNHGKDEVLAAIAGVQIYGDGTPKTKHVTANVELDIDEAAGKASGQCYVAVFQQTDDFALQPIFIGHYFDEFENVDGAWRFSKRIIRYPLVGDLSAHLSTPGDVVSGA
- a CDS encoding FGGY-family carbohydrate kinase, which gives rise to MRVLVVDVGSSGVRAATIGEDGHVRHESRRLTPPDVPFPGLVEIDATALAQAALTTATEVLGADGPVDAVGIASQRASTIVWDRATGEPVGPGLSWQDLRTVGECLTLQGEGLRLAPNQSATKLVNLLDAHDAERTRDLCFGTVDTWVAWTLSQGAVHVTDATNAGVTGLVTDDGDRWDDAALATLDVPRSVLPTIVDSTGIVGEASALPGTPPIAALVGDQQSSLIGQGCVRPGQAKITFGTGGMLDLVVGEARPSFSHRGDAGCFPIVAWQRDGTITYGVEAIMMAAGTNVDWLVEDLGLVDTPADTAALATSVSDAEGVLYVPAPLGLGTPRWDFGARGTLLGLTRGTTRAHIVRAVLEGVAQRGVDLIEAAEADGGHPLSTVRVDGGMSQNPVFVQALADAAARPVELSPGPERTTNGAGFLAGLAVGMWSDLDEIGDLWQPAAVVEPSGAFDRERWRDAVSRAARWHPDLSALEF
- a CDS encoding FAD-dependent oxidoreductase — translated: MAPEQLRGPRRFDRSTMLAELADRTFDVVVVGGGLTGAGVALDAASRGLRTALVERDDFSSGSSAHSAKLLHGGLRHLPDGDRRLITTAFGERRRLLANAAHLIEPLAFVMPSRGVDLGFARTVDRMLWAYGLLEGRREHGHRHIDAAEAAALLPVLRDLDGGFLVDNAVIDDARLVLALVRTACLDHAATVVNHAEVVGVEHGASGRVAGVRVLADGDEFTVATRAVVNAGGVTTGEIARLDGSVPTTHQETDRVTHVAVSASCLPFEAATVLPGLPAVAVVPWGDVVLLGPVAVPADRVPPERAGVEAILERVRETTTVSPGTDDIRSVTSALRPRRRARRATPVRSATGMVTVSAATLTTYRMVAADTVDAVVHQFADDLDRWVVRRCRTADLPLRGTAGHDDVMTDPALGAAISGRLVRRHGGEAGAVMAMAAADGGERLTDRAPILTAEVRYAARYEMARTVADVLDRRTRLRMTDQGAAEAAADRVAIVLGEELGWDAPRVQAAADDYRTVRL
- a CDS encoding WhiB family transcriptional regulator; its protein translation is MEPDWRDGAACRGIDAMIVYPATDEEALPAKAICGECPVRETCLEYALSRREPSGVWGGTTEAERRRIIRRRRRQARSVAASGAR
- the trpD gene encoding anthranilate phosphoribosyltransferase, translated to MSLDDHEGWPGVLGRLMAGEDLPRAVARAAAESILAGDATPVQIGAFAVALRQKGESVDELTGVLEAMRAEGDHVPVDASVLGLVDTCGTGGDRSHSINVSTIAALVVVGAGGRVCKHGNRSQSSACGSADVLEELGVVIDLGPDGVAACIEEVGIGFCLAPRFHPAMRHAGPARRELGVPTLFNFLGPLANPALVQRQVVGVSDPAMAPKMAEVLAATGSQRAMVVHGLDGLDEISLGAPTEVVELRDGQVTTWRLDPAEMGLAPAGIEDLRGGDAVVNAAAARAVLSGESGAHRDVVVVNAAAALVVADVAQDLSDGMARAQQALDTGAAATALASLVEVSNRVAR
- a CDS encoding NYN domain-containing protein, whose translation is MLSLVRYRRIGGAGGRRGRGGEPGGVRDLSDVEVDLLRPVLEAAVDLARVAERSGAGSAPPALKTFLRFTTFPPKALASVKKVLERDDDLRAQVAALVSDDEVAPAAREWLERTDGWRERYEGLVDERRAAEREAEISQTAKKAGRRLAAAEAARDRVQAELDEARAGLEESAHELTAERARRRASEEEVEEAAAEVAALEAKLARAVQDLDGARNLADRRLADQRELEAEIARLTAELAEMARMAQTVESASVADEADQQPPTGEARDWPERGLIAGSIREATAGAQRLAAALEDLARLVSPPPVPEAPEPVAAAPRRRRQPIPVPAGLFADSDDALAHFLAVPHVLVMVDGYNVAMLGWPEGDLETRRDRLIGGLETLAARTGAAFDVVFDGADVGVVATVGRSMGVKVRFTSQEVEADDVIIADAATVPVDRPLVVVSNDHRVRDGVAAVGATVVSSDRLLSALGRQPG